Below is a window of Nerophis lumbriciformis linkage group LG20, RoL_Nlum_v2.1, whole genome shotgun sequence DNA.
CGCGACTGCCAGGTGCGCCGCTTTGACGCGTCCTAGCCGGGCTCCGGTGGCTGAGGTGGTCTGTGCTCGCAGGTAACTACGGGCTGTGGGACCAGCACGCCGCCATCTCCTGGGTGCGCAGGAACATAGCGGCCTTCGGAGGGAACCCGGACAACATCACCATCTTCGGCCAATCGGCCGGCAGCGCCAGCGTCAGCTATCAGGTGAGGACGCCGCTTGTGTCCGCCAGGTGCTAGCAGATGCTCACAGGTGTGGTCAGACCCTGTCGCCCTACAGTAAAGGACTGTTCCGCCGGGCCATCAGTCAGAGCGCCGTGGCGTTGAGTCCGTGGGCACTGCAGAGGAACCCGATGGCGCTCACCAGGAAGGTACTGGAGAAAAACCTGCACTATCGCACTTCCTGTTTGTTGACCACGAGCACGCCTGGCGTAGATCGCCCGCAAGGTGGGCTGTTACCGCAGCGACGAGGACTTGATGCTGACGTGTCTGAAGATGACCGACCCGGTCGGACTGACCATGGCGGGAAAGATCGACATCCTGCAAATGCTGGGCAAAGGTGAGGACGACCGATCCTGTCATCACGTCTGTGATCATCTCGCCGTGTTCTCCTAGGCGTGGTCATGGACCTCCTGGAGCTCGCCCCGGTGGTCGACGGCGACTTCCTTCCCGACCATCCCAGTCGGCTCTTTCACAACGCCGCCCACTTCGACTACATGGCCGGCGTCAACTCCATGGACGGACACCTCTTCGCCGGCGTCGACGTTCCCTCCATCAACAAGAGGAACGCCAACACCACCGTGTGAGCGTCATTAGCTACAGGAGTGTGCCGATACTTGGGGTGCACGAAAAAAATCGATCCACATccaaggggcggcatggcgtagtgggtagagcaaccgtgccagaaacctgagggttgcaggttcgctccccgcctcttaccatccaaaaatcgctgccgttgtgtccttgggcgggacacttcacccttttcccccggtgccactcacaccggtaaattgaatgatgaatgataggtggtggtcggaggggccgttggcgcaaattgcagccacgcttccgtcagtctaccccagggcagctgtggctatgaaagtagcttaccaccaccaggtgtgaatgattgatgggttctacatgtaaagcgactttgggtacttagaaaagcgctatataaatcccagttattattattattattattattattattaaattgcgATATCGGCCCGACACCCGATATCAGACCAGGGCACACCTGACGTCCACCCTTTCCCGTCCTACCAGAGAGGACGTCAGGGGTCTTCTGGCCGGCTTGACGAAGGAGAAAGGCAACGCGGCCGTGGACTCTGCCTTGAGCGTCTACTCCGCCCACTGGGGCTCTGTGCCAGTGCCGGAGACGGTGAAGAAGACGGTGGCGGACATCGAGACGGACTTCCTGTTCCTGGTGCCCACTCAGATCGCCCTCCAGCTCCACGCCAACCACAGCAGGTGCAATTATCAGCTAGCTTAGCGACGCCAACAGGTTGACGTTAGCGTGCTCTCGTCCCTCCAGTGGCGCCCGCACCTTCTCCTACTTCTTCAACATGAAGACCCGTATCCCGGGGTTCCCTCGCTGGGTGGGGGCGGAGCATAGCGAGGAGCTGCAGTACTTGTTCGGGAAACCGTTCTCCACCCCGCTGGTCTACTTCCCCAGACACAGAGACCTGGCAGGCTACATGATGGCGTACTGGACCAACTTCGCCAAGACGGGGTACGCTCCCAGCTAACCTCGGTCCTGGGAGAGTCCAGCTGACCTGGTCTTCCTTGTCCTCACACCAGAAACCCCAACCAAGGAGGCAGCAAGGTCCCGGCCCAGTGGCCCGCCTTCACCAGGACTCACCGGCCCTTCCTGGCCATCAACCACCAGACCAGCAAGTCCTCCATCAGGTGAGGTCTTTGTGTCCACTTCCTGTTGTTggaggctaacatgctaactgtgtTGGCAGCTACGACCTAAGACAGGACTACGTCACCTACTGGACGAGCTCGTACAGCAGCCTGCCCGACGTGTGAAGCGAGCAGTTCATGTGAAAGAAAATGAAATAAAGTCTTTGGTTTATAAAGAAAGTGTTTTATTTGGCTCCACCCCCTACTTTGTTATTCTGCTAATCACATCTTCTCCTTCTGCTTCCTGCCGGGCGACAGGAAGTGACCTCTGGCTTGGTCTGTCATGGTCCACGGCGGTAGCCATGGTCCTCCAGGCGTCTCCCCTCAGCTCCTCGGGGTCATCGTACTCGGAGGGCGGGCCCACGCAGCTTTGCAGCTCGTCGTAAATGTGGTCCTGGTTCTCGTAGGCCGTGGTCAGGACCTCGCTGTCAAGGAGACGCTCGGCGCGCAGAGTGTCCTTCTTGGAGACGGCGTGGAACGGGAGAGAGTAGTCTTTGGGGAGGGGCGGCGTGCTTGTGTCCCACGTGACCTGCGAGTAAGTCTGATCCAGGGACCACGGCTCGGGGGCGCAGAGGTTAGGGTTCCGCGGGGAGCCGCAGATCACGTGGACCCTTTTCTTAGGGACTAAGGTCAACTTGTCAACTCCAAGCAGATCCACATCCACCTGAGAGGCCACACAACAGTCCATCAAACCTCAGTCTGCATAGTGTGATGTCATCATAGTGTGATGTCATCATAGCGTGATGTCATTATAATGTGATGTCATCATAGTGTGATGTCGTCATAGTGTGATGTCATTATAATGTAATGTCATCATATTGTGATGTCATCATAGCGTGATGTCATTATAATGTGATGTCATCATAGTGTGATGTCGTCATAGTGTGATGTCATTATAATGTAATGTCATCATATTGTGATGTCATCATAGTTTGCTGACATCAAAATGTGATGTCATTATAGTATGATGTAATTATAATGTGCTGTCATCATAGTGTGATGTCATCACAGAGTGATGTCATCAAAGTGCGATGTCATCACAGTGTGATGTAATTATAGTGTGTTGTCATCAAAGTGTGATGTCATCAAAGTGAGATGTCATCACGGTGTGATGTCATTATGTGTGATCATAGTGTGATGTCATCAAAGTGTGATGTCGTCATAGTGTGATGACGTCATACTGTGATGTCATCACACTGTGATGTCATCAAAGTGTGATGTCATCACAGTGTGATGTCATTATAGTGTGATGTAATTATAGTGTGTTGTCATCAAAGTGTGATGTCATCAAAGTGTGATGTCATCACGGTGTGATCATAGTGTGATGTCATCAAAGTGTGATGTCGTCATAGTGTGATGTCATCATAGTATGATGTAATTATAATGTGTTGTCATCATAGTGAGATGATGTCATAGTGTGATGTCATCACAGAGTGATGTCATCAAAGTGTGATGTCATCATAGTGTGATGTCATCACAGTGTGATATCATCAAAGTGTGATGTCATCACGATGTGATGTCATTATGTGTTATCATAGTGTGATGTCATCAAAGTGTGATGTCATTATAGTGTGATGACGTCATAGTGTGATGTCATCACAGTGTGATGTCATCACAGTGTGATGACATCAAAGTGTGATGACATCATGATGTGATGTCATTATGTGTTATCATAGTGTGATGTCATCAAAGTATGATGGCGTCATAGTGTGATGACGTCATAGTGTGATGTCATCACAGTGTGATGTCATCAAAGTGTGATGACATCAAAGTGTGATGTCATCATAGTGTGATGTCATCACAGTGTGATGTCATCAAAGTGTGATGACATCATGATGTGATGTCATTATGTGTTATCACAGTGTGATGTCATCAAAGTATGATGACGTCATAGTGTGATGACGTCATAGTGTGATGTCATCACAGTGTGATGTCATCAAAGTGTGATGACATCAAAGTGTGATGACATCAAAGTGTGATGTCATCATAGTGTGATGTCATCACAGTGTGATGTCATCAAAGTGTGACATCATCATAGTGTGATGTCATCACAGTGTGATGATGTCCAGACAGATCTGCATGATGATGTCAGGGCTAGGACAGGTGAGGTGTTTAGGTCATGTGATGTGCGAGCTGAACTGACCTGAGCAGAAGAGGATTGTGGGTCATCACGGTAGGAAGGAGGCGGGGCTTTGGGTAAAGGGGGCAGGACGGGGGCAGCAGAAAGTTCCAGGTTGACGAGCCCTCCTCTGGACGTGTGACGGACACGCTGCAGGCTGATGGCGGCCTCCACCGCCTGGAACAGGAAGTGACCCTCCTTGGTGTCGAAGTCAAAACTCCCCTCCCCCGACTCACACCTGCGACCCGCCTCAAAGGTGAAGGTGCTCTGAGGAGAAGCCACGCCCACGTAAGAAA
It encodes the following:
- the dok2 gene encoding docking protein 2 isoform X2, which encodes MRMEEDVKKEGRLYLQQQHTFGKKWKSVWCVLFGEGCRSVPRLEVCECKDGAERGGRRHQDHKKVIRLSDCIRVVEAEAEAEAEAEAGPRDTGCFLLETTHKNFLFAAHAPQQWTTLLCQAAFPVSWAEPISRRRGSKVEEEGMEDNILYSSSTQTLRDFRVCVRRTESAERCGLKGEGVLRASSEALHLLDTGGLVTLSWPYRFLRRFGRDKSTFTFEAGRRCESGEGSFDFDTKEGHFLFQAVEAAISLQRVRHTSRGGLVNLELSAAPVLPPLPKAPPPSYRDDPQSSSAQVDVDLLGVDKLTLVPKKRVHVICGSPRNPNLCAPEPWSLDQTYSQVTWDTSTPPLPKDYSLPFHAVSKKDTLRAERLLDSEVLTTAYENQDHIYDELQSCVGPPSEYDDPEELRGDAWRTMATAVDHDRPSQRSLPVARQEAEGEDVISRITK
- the dok2 gene encoding docking protein 2 isoform X1; translated protein: MRMEEDVKKEGRLYLQQQHTFGKKKWKSVWCVLFGEGCRSVPRLEVCECKDGAERGGRRHQDHKKVIRLSDCIRVVEAEAEAEAEAEAGPRDTGCFLLETTHKNFLFAAHAPQQWTTLLCQAAFPVSWAEPISRRRGSKVEEEGMEDNILYSSSTQTLRDFRVCVRRTESAERCGLKGEGVLRASSEALHLLDTGGLVTLSWPYRFLRRFGRDKSTFTFEAGRRCESGEGSFDFDTKEGHFLFQAVEAAISLQRVRHTSRGGLVNLELSAAPVLPPLPKAPPPSYRDDPQSSSAQVDVDLLGVDKLTLVPKKRVHVICGSPRNPNLCAPEPWSLDQTYSQVTWDTSTPPLPKDYSLPFHAVSKKDTLRAERLLDSEVLTTAYENQDHIYDELQSCVGPPSEYDDPEELRGDAWRTMATAVDHDRPSQRSLPVARQEAEGEDVISRITK
- the dok2 gene encoding docking protein 2 isoform X3; its protein translation is MRMEEDVKKEGRLYLQQQHTFGKVIRLSDCIRVVEAEAEAEAEAEAGPRDTGCFLLETTHKNFLFAAHAPQQWTTLLCQAAFPVSWAEPISRRRGSKVEEEGMEDNILYSSSTQTLRDFRVCVRRTESAERCGLKGEGVLRASSEALHLLDTGGLVTLSWPYRFLRRFGRDKSTFTFEAGRRCESGEGSFDFDTKEGHFLFQAVEAAISLQRVRHTSRGGLVNLELSAAPVLPPLPKAPPPSYRDDPQSSSAQVDVDLLGVDKLTLVPKKRVHVICGSPRNPNLCAPEPWSLDQTYSQVTWDTSTPPLPKDYSLPFHAVSKKDTLRAERLLDSEVLTTAYENQDHIYDELQSCVGPPSEYDDPEELRGDAWRTMATAVDHDRPSQRSLPVARQEAEGEDVISRITK
- the LOC133619137 gene encoding bile salt-activated lipase-like, with the translated sequence MKMKMMRMRMLLAALMSVTLSVTSAAKLGVVTTEAGQVQGVSKSMGLLRSVDVFKGIPFADTPGLWEKPKPHNGWDGVMKANKYAERCLQVTLLQTESRGSQDCLYLNIFVPQGLRLSSNLPVMVYLFGGAFLLGASNDVAILGDSLYDGKEMADRGNVIVVTANYRVGTLGFLSSGDARLPGNYGLWDQHAAISWVRRNIAAFGGNPDNITIFGQSAGSASVSYQTLSPYSKGLFRRAISQSAVALSPWALQRNPMALTRKIARKVGCYRSDEDLMLTCLKMTDPVGLTMAGKIDILQMLGKGVVMDLLELAPVVDGDFLPDHPSRLFHNAAHFDYMAGVNSMDGHLFAGVDVPSINKRNANTTVEDVRGLLAGLTKEKGNAAVDSALSVYSAHWGSVPVPETVKKTVADIETDFLFLVPTQIALQLHANHSSGARTFSYFFNMKTRIPGFPRWVGAEHSEELQYLFGKPFSTPLVYFPRHRDLAGYMMAYWTNFAKTGNPNQGGSKVPAQWPAFTRTHRPFLAINHQTSKSSISYDLRQDYVTYWTSSYSSLPDV